Below is a window of Acanthochromis polyacanthus isolate Apoly-LR-REF ecotype Palm Island chromosome 18, KAUST_Apoly_ChrSc, whole genome shotgun sequence DNA.
tgtaaatgataaactgaggcataatattcttaaaatgaaacttatttttcttaagaaatttgaggatgttcataatgttttgtaaaaagtttattaattaattgtgatcattttcagaatgtactttttcaactaaaacaaagggaaaaaattgAACGTATAATTATTGCTatgttattatgctctgattttactggtccggtccatttgagatcaaattgggctgtatGTGGCCCCCAGGTTTTTGTCGGCCGAAGGGGgtctgacagaaaaacatttgagaaccactgctgtAATCAGTCATACAATATGTAGAAAAGTCCATGTTTTGCTATAACTTTTATTCTAATGTATGTTCTActtatttgtttgttgttgttgtattttctaatttaatttaattgcattatatttgagtttatttagtttgattaattttattttactttacttaTTTCAGTCtagattatattttatttttcttcaactttatatttagattttttgttattctaGAAGTGAAATAGTACAGGATTTACTgtgattttcatttaattttatattctgttattttactgttttgttgaattttttaatttaacttaattttgttttgttttgttttatttttgtttgtcctGTAATACCTTTTTGAATTtgatttgaatttatttgatctactttttaaattaaactttttattCTAAAGAGGAAAAGTACATAATTTACTGTAACCTTTATTCCATTTTATGAtctatgttattttatttattttttgttttgattttgtttgctCTTCTAGGTTTTTTTGCTGGAATGAGGCTCAGCCTGAcaaccctcctcctcttcctgctctacgaacacagcagctccactctgtccacacATTTCCTGGTTCCACCCCTTCAGATCTGCACTCTGCAGACGGCTGGAAGAAGCTGACAGGAACTTGTTCACTGCAGGAACACATGATTTGTAGATCAGAGTTCAGACTAGTCTCATGTTTGAGGAAGTGAAACTTAAAAACAGTCTGTGTGAGCCAGAGGAGAAATGGCACAGCAAAGAAAGCAGCCAGATTCAGAGAAACTCTCTTGTTCCATCTGTCTGGATCTACTGAAGGATCCAGTCACTACTTCCTGTGGACACAGCTACTGCATGGACTGTATTAAAACACACTGGGATGGAGAGGATAAGAAGGGAATCTACAGCTGTCCTCAGTGCAGGAAGACTTTCACACCGAGGCCTGTCCTGGAGAAACACGTGCTGTTAGCAGAGTTAGTGGACGAGCTGAAGAAGACTGGACTccaagatgctgctgctgatctcTGCTATGCCGGACCTGAAGATGTGTCCTGTGACGTCTGCTCTGGGAGAAAACTGAAAGCTGTTAAGTCCTGTTTATTCTGTCTGGTCTCTTACTGTGAGCAACACCTCCAACCTCACTATGATGTAGCTCAACTAAAGAAACACCAGCTGGTGGAGCCCTCCAAGAAcctccaggagaacatctgctcttGTCATGATGAGGTGATGAAgattttctgtctcactgaCCAGCAGTTGATCTGTTATCTCTGTACAATGGATGAACATAAAGGCCATGAAAccgtctcagcagcagcagaaaggatGAAGAAGCAGAAGGAGCTGGAGGTGAGTCGACTGAACGtccagcagagaatccaggacagacagaaagacatggAGCTGCTTCAACAGGAGCTGGAGGCCATCAGTGTCTCTGCTGATAAAACAGTGGGGGACAATGAGAAGATGTTCAGCGAGATGATCCATCTCCTTCAGAACAGACGGCGagatgtggagcagcagatcagatgCCAGCAGAAGACCGAAGCGAGTCGAGTCAAAGAGCttcaggagaagctggagcaggagatcaGAGATCTGAAGAGAAAAGACACTGAGATGAAGCAGCTCTCAGATACACCAGATCACATCCAGTTTCTGCACAACTACCCCTCAGTGTCAGCACTCAGTGAGTCCACACACTCATCCAGCATCATCATCCGTCCTCTGAGATACTTTGAGGacgtgacagcagctgtgaaagAGCTCAGAGATCATCTACAGGACATTCTGAGGGGCACGTGGACAAACATCTCACTGGCAATCACTGAAGTGGATGTTTTACTGTCAGAACCAGAGACCAGAGCTGGATTCTTAAAATATTCAACAGAAATCactctggatccaaacacagcacacagaTATCTATTATTAtctgaaaaaaacaggaaagtaGAACTTACGGGACAAGACCAATGTTAtgctgatcatccagacagattcaCCGATTACTGTCAGGTCCTGAGTAGagagagtctgactggacgttgttactgggaggtggagtggagaggagaaggaaaaagagtTCGTGTAGCAGTCGCAAAGAAGAACATCTGCAGAAAAGGAGACTTACACGAATGTGTATTTGGACAAGATGACAAATCTTGGTCTTTGCGTTGTAACGCTGGCAGTTATACATTTTGGCACAACAACACTGAAACTCCTGTCTCTGGTCCTCTGTCCTCCAGAATCGGAG
It encodes the following:
- the LOC127530862 gene encoding tripartite motif-containing protein 16-like, whose translation is MAQQRKQPDSEKLSCSICLDLLKDPVTTSCGHSYCMDCIKTHWDGEDKKGIYSCPQCRKTFTPRPVLEKHVLLAELVDELKKTGLQDAAADLCYAGPEDVSCDVCSGRKLKAVKSCLFCLVSYCEQHLQPHYDVAQLKKHQLVEPSKNLQENICSCHDEVMKIFCLTDQQLICYLCTMDEHKGHETVSAAAERMKKQKELEVSRLNVQQRIQDRQKDMELLQQELEAISVSADKTVGDNEKMFSEMIHLLQNRRRDVEQQIRCQQKTEASRVKELQEKLEQEIRDLKRKDTEMKQLSDTPDHIQFLHNYPSVSALSESTHSSSIIIRPLRYFEDVTAAVKELRDHLQDILRGTWTNISLAITEVDVLLSEPETRAGFLKYSTEITLDPNTAHRYLLLSEKNRKVELTGQDQCYADHPDRFTDYCQVLSRESLTGRCYWEVEWRGEGKRVRVAVAKKNICRKGDLHECVFGQDDKSWSLRCNAGSYTFWHNNTETPVSGPLSSRIGVYLDHRAGILSFYSVSDTMALLHKVQTAFTEPLHAGVGLCCFFDTAELRPTRIIPVSEDQFMFSPDLSS